In Streptantibioticus cattleyicolor NRRL 8057 = DSM 46488, a genomic segment contains:
- a CDS encoding 3-hydroxyacyl-CoA dehydrogenase yields the protein MDAASARTTGTGTGGHPPTNGTPGLPAANEPANESADAPAPADTEAATETATPHPRTVAVVGTGTMGQGIAQVALVAGHRVVLHDAVAGRAEQAAEAIGARLDRLVAKGRMTPRARDAARAATVPATGLAELAGAGLVIEAIAERLEVKRRFFAELEEIVADDCVLATNTSSLSVTAIAGALRRPGRFVGMHFFNPAPLLPLVEIVSGYATDPAVADQAHALATAWGKTPVRCTDTPGFVVNRVARPFYAEAFRVYEEGAAEPAVIDAVLRASGGFRMGPFELTDLIGQDVNEAVTRSVWEAFFHDPKFTPSLAQRRLVEAGLHGRKSGRGWYRYEEGAEPAPVPAAPPCEAPRSVTVHGDLGPAAVLPELIEAAGVTVTRPGGGSGSGRGHLVLPDGTRLALTDGSRATPDPDAAADGTRNAVIHFDLALDYRTATRIALAPSATAPEPAVRAAVGLFQALGKEVTVVADVPGMVVARTVAMLVDFAADAVGRGVASAADVDTAMRLGVNYPLGPVEWGRRLGAGYVRTVLRNLHAAYPTGRYAPCPALAGAADPGGNVTAARGELF from the coding sequence ATGGACGCAGCAAGCGCACGGACCACCGGGACCGGCACCGGCGGTCACCCGCCGACGAACGGAACCCCCGGCCTCCCGGCCGCGAACGAGCCCGCGAACGAGTCCGCGGACGCCCCCGCCCCGGCGGACACGGAAGCGGCCACGGAAACGGCCACCCCCCACCCCCGTACCGTCGCCGTCGTCGGGACCGGCACCATGGGACAGGGGATCGCCCAGGTCGCGCTGGTGGCCGGACACCGGGTGGTGCTGCACGACGCCGTCGCCGGGCGGGCCGAGCAGGCGGCCGAGGCGATCGGGGCGCGGCTGGACCGGCTGGTGGCCAAGGGGCGGATGACGCCGCGGGCCCGGGACGCCGCGCGCGCCGCCACCGTTCCCGCCACCGGCCTCGCCGAACTGGCCGGAGCCGGCCTGGTGATCGAGGCGATCGCCGAACGGCTGGAGGTCAAGCGGCGGTTCTTCGCCGAGCTGGAGGAGATCGTGGCCGACGACTGCGTCCTGGCCACCAACACCTCCTCCCTCTCCGTCACCGCGATCGCGGGCGCGCTGCGGCGGCCCGGCCGCTTCGTCGGCATGCACTTCTTCAACCCCGCGCCGCTGCTGCCGCTGGTCGAGATCGTCTCCGGGTACGCCACCGACCCCGCCGTCGCCGACCAGGCCCACGCTCTCGCCACGGCCTGGGGCAAGACCCCGGTGCGGTGCACCGACACCCCCGGGTTCGTCGTCAACCGCGTCGCCCGCCCCTTCTACGCCGAGGCGTTCCGGGTGTACGAGGAGGGGGCCGCGGAGCCGGCCGTGATCGACGCGGTGCTGCGTGCCAGCGGCGGATTCCGGATGGGCCCGTTCGAACTCACCGATCTGATCGGCCAGGACGTCAACGAGGCGGTCACCCGTTCGGTGTGGGAGGCGTTCTTCCACGACCCGAAGTTCACCCCGTCCCTGGCCCAGCGGCGGCTGGTCGAGGCCGGGCTGCACGGCCGCAAGTCGGGGCGGGGCTGGTACCGCTACGAGGAGGGGGCCGAGCCCGCGCCGGTTCCGGCCGCGCCGCCGTGCGAGGCGCCGCGTTCCGTCACCGTCCACGGCGACCTCGGCCCGGCGGCCGTCCTGCCGGAGCTGATCGAGGCGGCCGGGGTGACCGTCACCCGGCCCGGCGGAGGTTCCGGTTCCGGCCGCGGCCACCTCGTCCTGCCCGACGGCACCCGGCTCGCCCTCACCGACGGCTCCCGGGCCACCCCGGACCCGGACGCGGCGGCGGACGGCACGCGGAACGCCGTCATCCACTTCGACCTCGCCCTCGACTACCGCACCGCCACCCGGATCGCCCTGGCCCCCTCCGCCACCGCGCCCGAACCGGCGGTACGCGCGGCCGTCGGGCTCTTCCAGGCGCTCGGCAAGGAGGTCACCGTGGTCGCCGACGTCCCCGGCATGGTGGTGGCCCGCACCGTGGCGATGCTGGTGGACTTCGCCGCCGACGCGGTCGGGCGGGGCGTGGCGAGCGCGGCGGACGTGGACACCGCGATGCGACTGGGCGTCAACTACCCGCTGGGGCCGGTCGAATGGGGACGGCGGCTGGGCGCCGGCTACGTCCGCACCGTGCTGCGCAACCTGCACGCGGCGTACCCCACCGGCCGTTACGCCCCCTGCCCGGCGCTGGCCGGGGCCGCCGACCCGGGAGGAAACGTCACGGCGGCCCGCGGAGAGCTGTTCTAA